The nucleotide window GTGGCAAGACAGGCTTCCATCAATGCCAGATCCTGGTAAGGCAATGCCACATTGAGTACTAAGTCAGGATTGACGGACTTTATAAGTTCTACGGTTTCCTGAACATTATCTGCATCCAGCTTTGCCGTGGTGATTTTTTTATTGAACCGCTTTTCTATCTCACCGGCAATGGCATCGCATTTTGACACTGTCCTGCTTGCCAGAACAATTTGGGAAAATACATCAGACACCTGGGCGCATTTATGGGCAACAACACTGCCAACCCCTCCCGCGCCAACAATCAAAACTTTGGACATATCACACCTCCTGATAGCTGTTTAAAACCGGATAAATTCAAATGCATATTTTTGCTTGTTTTTTTTTATCTTACACCTTTTGGATTATCGTTCAAAATAGGTATATCCCCTCAAACCGGCCTCATACACCTGCATGATTTCACGCCTTTCCTGGGGAGATATTTTTCCCCGGCGAACTGCAGCTTCCGCAATTTTCCGGAACCGGACCAGCAAACGCTTGGGATCATATGCCACATAAGACAAAATGTTGGCCACTGTATCCCCCTCCTGCTCTCCTACAAATTCATATTCTCCGTTTTCAAGGATTTTAATGGTCACCACATTTGTATCGCCAAGCAGGTTGTGAAGATCTCCAAGGGTTTCCTGGTAGGCACCCACAAGAAAGGTTCCCAGAAAATATTCTTCGGAATCCTTTAATTCATGCAAAGGCAGATACCGTTTAAATCCATGGGAGTCAATGAACCGGTCCATCTTGCCGTCACAGTCACAGGTGATGTCTGCAATAATGGCTTTTCTTAAAGGCTCTTCATTCAGCCGATGAATTGGCATTACGGGAAACAGCTGTTCAATGGCCCAGGAATCCGGCAGGGATTGAAACACGCTGAAATTGCAATAATAAATATCTGCCAGGGCACGTTCGATATCTTCCAGTTCAGGGCCGATGTGCTTCATCTCTTTGGCTTTTTTTGCTATTTCATTCATGGTTGCCCAGAAAATTTGTTCTGCTAAAGACCGGTCCCGAAGGGTTATCTTTCCATGATTGAACAGTTTGCGGACCTCATCCCGGTAAAAAAGGACATCATTAAAACATTCCTGTATGTTTCTGATACTCAATGTTTCCAGAGCATTAAACATATACTGGATCTGGGGGTGACACTCTTCGGGCAGGGTGTCCGGCAGGGGTTCGGGCTGAAACCTTGTAACATCAAGAACATTGAACAACAGCATGGAGTAATAGGCAACCAGGGAACGGCCCGATTCGGTAATGATTGTCGGATGAGGAATCTTTTCTTCATCCAGCGAAGTCATTACACTTTCAATAATATCTGTGCAGTATTCACTCTGGGTGTAATTTTTGCTGCTGAGAAAATTTGACTGTGATCCGTCATAATCAACAGCCAGGCCTCCGCCAAGGTCAAGGTATTTTATGTTGGCACCTTCTTTGAACAGGCCTGCATACACACGGCATGACTCATTGACAGCGGTTCTGATTTCACGGATATTGGATATCTGAGATCCCAGGTGATAATGAACCATTTGCAGGCAATCCAGCATGTTTTCCCTGTCCAGCAGATCAACTGCTTGAACGATTTGTGTGGTATTAAGACCGAATATGCTCCGGTCTCCGCCCGAATCCGCCCAGTGTCCGCCAGCCTGTGTTGACAATTTTATTCGGATGCCTAAAACCGGTTTTGCGTTCAATGCTTTTGACCGTTCAATGATCAGCGGAAGCTCGCTTGGCATTTCCACAACCAGGATGCAGAAGTGTCCGATTTTTGAAGCATAGAGTCCAAGGTCAATAAATTCCTGGTCTTTGTATCCATTGCATATCAAAGGGGCTTTTTTGTCCGTTTGCATCCCCATGGCAGCAATAAGTTCAGCTTTGCTGCCTGCTTCAAGTCCATGATGGTATCTGGCACCGAACTGGGTTATTTTTTCAACCACCTGCTCTTGCTGATTCACTTTTATTGGGTAGGCACCGATAAATGAACCGCCATAATTTAATTCATTGATGGCAGACAAAAAGCTTTCATTTAACTCGATAATCCGGGAATTGAGAATGTTTTCAACCCTCAGCAGCACCGGCATGTCCATGCCCCGTGCTTTCATGCCTTCCACCACTTCGGGTATGCTGACCGCATTGCGTATTTCACCCGGAGACGGCATCACCATCAGATCACCATTGTCCGAAAGTGAGAAATAACCGCCTCCCCAGTCATCTATGCCATAAAGATCACTGGATTTATTCGTATTCCATCGCTCAAATGTGTAGTTCATATGAATTTCTCTTTCAGCAGTATTAATTTGTCCTGTTCATTTCTGCAAATGAAAGGCCGATTACTATAAAAATTTCTGAATAAATGCAACCTGTTTTCCAATTTTTTCTTAACCGAATACTGCAATGTTTTTTCTATTGGACAACCAGACCTGAAATGTCTGGTTTTGTGATGCAGGAGATCGCAAGAATCGTTTTTTGTCAAAATCACTATAACCTGATTTATCCTCGTTTGATTCAAGTCGGCAATCATAACTATTCAACATCCTTATTCCAGGTTAGCTAACAGCAACAAAAATGCCAATATCTGCTGCTGCTGGAAGTTTTGTGGGGGAGTGTTTTTTTGATAATCAGCCTGCCCCTTTTGTTTTATTCATTTGCTTGTTCCTTCTGGCATATTAATTGTAAACATAAGAAGCATGGATAAACATCAAACATCAATAAACGGTATCATCATACCTGTTGACTGGAACACGGAAGGCAAGGTTCTCAAAATTGCAATTGTAACATTTGATGAGGATACAGTCATGGTTGCAGACAACGCCTGTTGTCGAAACTTGATGAATCATATCAGGAAAACCGTTACTGTCAGCGGTGAAATAAGCATCATCAATGCCGTAAAAAAGATGCGGGTGGAACATTTCGAGATTCATCAAAATATTTAAAATATCACACTATTAAAGGTTTGAGATCAAATTGCCTGATACTGCATTCTTGCCTGTCAATTTTTGTTTTTATTGACAACGATTATTGTTGTTGATAATGAAACTGTCAAATTCTTACACTGTTTCCGATACCGGTCAACAGGTTTTGTTAAAAGTTTATTTTTTTTTGGAATCAGCATGAAAGATATTCTGGTCTTAACCAGCCGGTCAGATGATTTTTCCCTTATTGCAAGCGCCCTGCCAGAAACCAGCAACGTAAAGCATGCAGTTGATCTTGCCGCAGCACAGGCAATGCACAGCAAAGCCCCGTTTGATATGATCATGGCTGATATTGCTCTGTTTGAAAAAGAAGGAGACACAGAAGATTTCAGCTTTTCAACACATCCTTTTGTCAAGGCAAGCCCTTTTGTGCAATTTGTTATACTATGCCCTAAAAACAATCTTCAAAAAGCACTTAAAGCCGTAAAAGAAGGGGCGGCGGGCTATCTTATGTATCCTGTTCAGAAACGGGACATTCAATTGCTGTTGCCGTCGGTTATCAGGACTCTTTCCAGAGACTTTGAATTAGACTACCTTCGGGATCACTTCTGGAAAACAGAATGGCTTGAGATTATTCGTTCCAAGAATTTTAATATGAAAGAAATCTATGGAAATATTCGTTCTGTGGCCCCAACGATTGCAACAGTGCTGTTATTGGGTGATACCGGCACTGGAAAGGGAATGATGGCCCGGCTGATCCACTGGCACAGCCAGCGCTCAGAAAAGCCTTTTATTGAAGTTCATTGCGGGGCCATACCCGATACTTTGATTGAAAGTGAACTTTTCGGGCATGAAAAAGGGGCCTTTACCGGGGCTGATCGAAGAAAGCCTGGAAAATTTGAAATGGCCAAAGGCGGAACCATCTTTCTGGATGAAATCGGAACCATTACACCTTCTGCTCAAATCAAACTGCTCCAGGTTCTTCAAAACGGCATATTCAGCCGGATCGGAGGTGAGTCTATGCTGAAATCAGATGTCCGCATTATAGCGGCTACAAATTCAGACCTTGCCCGGCAGGTAAAAACAGGTGAATTCAGAAAAGATCTTTATTACCGTCTTAACATTTTTCCCATTAAAATTCCGCCGCTCAGGGAAAGGCTTGAAGACCTGCCTTATTTGACTGAAATTTTTCTTGAAAACCTGAATGTTAAATATGGTAAAAAAATCGACGGATTTCATCATTTGGTGCTTGAAGGGTTTAAAAGATACGATTGGCCCGGCAATATTCGCGAGCTTGAAAATATTCTGGAGCGGGCCTATATCCTTGAAGATTCATCTGTCATGACGCCTCAAAATTTCCCCCGGGAAACCATGCCCGGCTTTGATTGTGAAAGTGCCGGCAACGATGCCGGAACCTCTCTTGCTCAGGCAAGGCAGCATGCCATTAACTTGTTTGAACACTCCTACCTGACCGCTTTGTTAGAACAGACCGGGGGACGCATTGGTCTTGCAGCACAAAAAGCCGGAATCACTGCACGACAGCTTAACAGGCTTTTAAACCGTCATGGGTTGAATAAAAATAAATTTAAACGAAAAAAGGACATTTGATGTCTGGTCATGAGTTTTGTAATCATCATCTCCCGACATCAAATGTCTGGTTTTAGAATTGTATCATACCGGTCTGTACGTCCTTATACATACTATTGACTCAAGCTTTTTATCGAGTGGAGCTGATTGGTAAATCATAATCTTGTTTTATTTTTCTTTTTTTCTTGCCCAGTTTCTTTTTTCTTTTATAAAATTCTTTTTTTTCCTCATTGCTGTAGGCTTCATCTTGATGATCCTTGAATTTTCGAATCTTTTGCTTTTTTTCTTGATTTACATTCATTTCATCTGAATTGTATTTTCCCATAATGCTTCCTCACGGATGTTTTTTTTCTCAAAAAGGATTTAACCTGGTTCACCAATCATCTCTAAACCATTAAATGTTTGCATTTTCCATACCAGAGACAACGCTCAATATTGTCAATTATGAAGCATCAAAATATTGTTTTGAGATTTTTTTCAATGAAATCAAATGATTTTGTTCATAGAATATTTAGAATAAGTTTGCAGGCATGTTTTTTGCTAATAAAATTTAAAAACACGTCACAAAATTGATCTGGAGAAAAATTTTGAACTAAAGGAGGCAATGATGGAAAAAGATCAAATTAAATATTTCAAAACCGTTTTGACTCTGCGGCTTGATGAACTTATAAACCATGCCGGACATACAATGTCGGAACTTGTATCCCAAAGCATTCAGGAAATAGGATACATTGACAGGGCCTGTGTTGATACAGATCAGACTTTGAAATTAAGAATCAGATCAAGGGAAAGCCATTTGATAAAAAAAATCCGGGCTGCATTGGACAGGGTTGAAAACAATTCTTATGGTATTTGTGAATCCTGTGGTGAAGACATTTCAATAAAAAGACTTGAAGCAAGACCTGTTACCACAAAGTGTATTCACTGTAAAGAAGAGGAAGAAAAACAGGAACTGATCATGCAGTAACCGTATTTGTTTTTATTCTCTGGCCTGACATCCGGGATTTGATTTGTGCCAAAGAGGCATCATGGCAAAAGATCTCAAATGATACCACCACTTTTAATCTTTGTCTGCCAACAGATTTTTAATCTTGCTTACCACATAGTCATTGGCAAATGGCTTGGTGATGTAATCATCAGCTGAAAGTCCCATGCCTTTGGCGATATCAATGGAACGGGCCATGGCAGATAAAAAAATAATCCGGGTATTGCTGAATTGTTTTTCCTGACGGATTTTCTGGCATACTTCATACCCGTCCATTCCGGGCAGCATAATATCCAGTAAAATAAGATCCGGTTTCCAGCTCAATATCAGGCCCAGCGCTTTTTCCCCGGTATCTGCGGTTTGAACATCATAGTTGTTCCGGGTCATTAAAAATTCTAAAGGCACGACAATATTGGGTTCATCATCAACAATCAATATTTTTTTTTTCATGTTGTCCCCTTTATCTTGCAATCAAGATTAGGTTGAGATGGGCGGTTTAATGAAGTATTTGTTTGTGATATTTATTCTACCAGAGGCAGCGTAAAAAAGAAAGTTGCCCCTTTGTCAGGTTTGCTGTCCACCCATATCCTTCCTTTATGGGCATCAATAATATGTCTGGAAATCGTCAATCCAATGCCGGTTCCGGCAGGCCTTCCCCTTGAACCGGAAATCACCTGGCGAAATTCATGAAAAATAATCTCCTGGTCGTCTTTGCCGATACCAATGCCGTTATCTTGGACAAAAATCTTTAAATACCGGGTTTCATTTTCTCCGTTTTTTTGGGTTTCCTTTTGCATCCCGATTTTGATTCTGCCATTGTTTGTATCGCAGAATTTGACGGCATTGGATATCAGGTTCACCATTACCTGTATCAACCGGTCTTTGTCACCGGATACAAAAAAAGGTTTTTCAGGCAGGTCAAGGGTCAAATCAATATTTTTTTCTTTGATTAACTGGCCGGTTGAAACAACAGAGTCTTCAATGACATATTTAAAATCAACCTGTGCCATCTGCCACTGAATCCGGCCGGATTCAATTTTTTGAAAATCCAGGACATTATTAATCAGCCTGGTCAACCGTTCACTTTCCTTGATGATGATACCGACAAACAGATGATGTTTTTGAGCATCCAGGTCAGGGGTGTGATGTACAATTTCAGCCAATGACCGTATAGAGGTTAAAGGGGTTCTAAGTTCATGGGTGACTGTGGAGATAAATTCGTTTTTCAGCCGGTCCAGCTCTTTTAGCCGCTCATTGGCTGCCTCAAGATTTTTGGTGGCCTTTTCAAGTTTTCGGCTGTAAATAATCATCTGCTGAGTCTCGTCCAGAATATGCATGATTTCATTCATGCCCAGGGGTTCCTCTTCCACAACTGATTTTACCATGACAAGGGCTGATGCCGATCCTATGGCTCCTGCCAGCAGTTTTTCAGCATGACTGACAAGGCCTGCATCGGCAATCAGTTCCCGGTCCAGGTTGATATTGTTTTTTCTGGCATAGAGTGTCAGGGCATCCCGGGTTCTTTGTTTTCCTAAAAATCGTTCCAGCAGGGTTCTCAAATCCATAACCGATGCCGTGGCCCGCCAGAAGGAAGATTTTTCCGATTCCACGGAATACTTGAACACATCCACAAACAAGGTGGCCTGTTTTCGCTCCATTGCCGTTTGCCTGGAAAACAAAGATACGCCGGTAAACAATAACAGGTTTGCTGACATACTCCAGAATACGGCATGGGTATATTGGTTGAATCCCAATTGATCGGCATCCAGGCCGAACAGATGCCTGGGGGTTAAAAGTTTAAGTCCCAATGGCCCGTGGACCAGGAAATCCTGGGACAAAAATCCGGCCTGGGCAAGTGAGGGCAGCACCAGGGTGTACATCCAGACAAAAAATCCGGCCAGCAATCCAAAGAGCGCTCCCCTACGGGTTGCGCCTTTCCAGAAAATTCCGCCGATAACGGCCGGACTGAACTGGGCCACGGCTGCAAAGGAGATCATTCCAATGGAGACAAGAGAATAATATTGAACCACATAATGAAAATAAAGATATCCCAAAATCA belongs to Desulfobacula toluolica Tol2 and includes:
- a CDS encoding sensor histidine kinase, coding for MLEQKIIVFVSFGYMGLLFAIAFWGDKRAEAGKSIISNPYIYALSLAVYCTAWTFYGSVGAAGRSGATGFLNIYLGPTFMMILGWPVLRKIICISKINRITSIADFIASRYGKSATIAGAVTIIAVLGIVPYMSVQIKAISTSFQLISQYPDVYMAQSEVNLFATRDTAFFVAILLALFAVIFGTRHLDATERHEGLVAAIAFESIIKLLAVICVGLFITYGLYSGFKDLFEQASLVPGIRQLFVMQINSDTFTGWYNALFLAMMAVFLLPRQFQVIVVENVDENHLKKAVWLFPLYLLAINIFVIPIAFGGMIYFFEQCGLDPACKQSFSQPFGGILKFAGGSVDADYFALTLLMAQKQQALALFAFIGGMSAATGMVIVETIALSTMVCNDLVMPVLLRLSFLRLDQKADLSRLLLIIRRISILLIVILGYLYFHYVVQYYSLVSIGMISFAAVAQFSPAVIGGIFWKGATRRGALFGLLAGFFVWMYTLVLPSLAQAGFLSQDFLVHGPLGLKLLTPRHLFGLDADQLGFNQYTHAVFWSMSANLLLFTGVSLFSRQTAMERKQATLFVDVFKYSVESEKSSFWRATASVMDLRTLLERFLGKQRTRDALTLYARKNNINLDRELIADAGLVSHAEKLLAGAIGSASALVMVKSVVEEEPLGMNEIMHILDETQQMIIYSRKLEKATKNLEAANERLKELDRLKNEFISTVTHELRTPLTSIRSLAEIVHHTPDLDAQKHHLFVGIIIKESERLTRLINNVLDFQKIESGRIQWQMAQVDFKYVIEDSVVSTGQLIKEKNIDLTLDLPEKPFFVSGDKDRLIQVMVNLISNAVKFCDTNNGRIKIGMQKETQKNGENETRYLKIFVQDNGIGIGKDDQEIIFHEFRQVISGSRGRPAGTGIGLTISRHIIDAHKGRIWVDSKPDKGATFFFTLPLVE
- the speA gene encoding biosynthetic arginine decarboxylase, whose protein sequence is MNYTFERWNTNKSSDLYGIDDWGGGYFSLSDNGDLMVMPSPGEIRNAVSIPEVVEGMKARGMDMPVLLRVENILNSRIIELNESFLSAINELNYGGSFIGAYPIKVNQQEQVVEKITQFGARYHHGLEAGSKAELIAAMGMQTDKKAPLICNGYKDQEFIDLGLYASKIGHFCILVVEMPSELPLIIERSKALNAKPVLGIRIKLSTQAGGHWADSGGDRSIFGLNTTQIVQAVDLLDRENMLDCLQMVHYHLGSQISNIREIRTAVNESCRVYAGLFKEGANIKYLDLGGGLAVDYDGSQSNFLSSKNYTQSEYCTDIIESVMTSLDEEKIPHPTIITESGRSLVAYYSMLLFNVLDVTRFQPEPLPDTLPEECHPQIQYMFNALETLSIRNIQECFNDVLFYRDEVRKLFNHGKITLRDRSLAEQIFWATMNEIAKKAKEMKHIGPELEDIERALADIYYCNFSVFQSLPDSWAIEQLFPVMPIHRLNEEPLRKAIIADITCDCDGKMDRFIDSHGFKRYLPLHELKDSEEYFLGTFLVGAYQETLGDLHNLLGDTNVVTIKILENGEYEFVGEQEGDTVANILSYVAYDPKRLLVRFRKIAEAAVRRGKISPQERREIMQVYEAGLRGYTYFER
- a CDS encoding response regulator transcription factor; translation: MKKKILIVDDEPNIVVPLEFLMTRNNYDVQTADTGEKALGLILSWKPDLILLDIMLPGMDGYEVCQKIRQEKQFSNTRIIFLSAMARSIDIAKGMGLSADDYITKPFANDYVVSKIKNLLADKD
- the dksA gene encoding RNA polymerase-binding protein DksA; the protein is MMEKDQIKYFKTVLTLRLDELINHAGHTMSELVSQSIQEIGYIDRACVDTDQTLKLRIRSRESHLIKKIRAALDRVENNSYGICESCGEDISIKRLEARPVTTKCIHCKEEEEKQELIMQ
- a CDS encoding sigma-54 interaction domain-containing protein — its product is MKDILVLTSRSDDFSLIASALPETSNVKHAVDLAAAQAMHSKAPFDMIMADIALFEKEGDTEDFSFSTHPFVKASPFVQFVILCPKNNLQKALKAVKEGAAGYLMYPVQKRDIQLLLPSVIRTLSRDFELDYLRDHFWKTEWLEIIRSKNFNMKEIYGNIRSVAPTIATVLLLGDTGTGKGMMARLIHWHSQRSEKPFIEVHCGAIPDTLIESELFGHEKGAFTGADRRKPGKFEMAKGGTIFLDEIGTITPSAQIKLLQVLQNGIFSRIGGESMLKSDVRIIAATNSDLARQVKTGEFRKDLYYRLNIFPIKIPPLRERLEDLPYLTEIFLENLNVKYGKKIDGFHHLVLEGFKRYDWPGNIRELENILERAYILEDSSVMTPQNFPRETMPGFDCESAGNDAGTSLAQARQHAINLFEHSYLTALLEQTGGRIGLAAQKAGITARQLNRLLNRHGLNKNKFKRKKDI